The genomic interval GCGAATCACGAAGAAGAGGCGCAGGGTCAAGGACAAGCAGCTGCCGCTGTGGCTTAGAGCAGCCACCTAATCTTGAAACTTTGAAAAACAATGGCTAACCTTCTACAGGAATAGGGTCATTTACACAAAATTATTGACGCCCCCCAATTCAAAGCTTGTTCTGTAAGCAAAATCGAAGTTTTTATTCAAGTTTAGTATATTATTGCATCAATACTATCGAAGAGTGAAGCCTTACAAAATGTTTTAGTCTGGAAAAGGAGGAATCAAAATGGATACGAAGTCAAATGAACTATTAAACAAAGACGAAAAATATGTATGGCATGCGATGCGGCATTATAATCCTGATGCAACCATGGTTATCCGTAAAGGGGAAGGGGCTTGGGTAACCGATATTAATGGAAATAAATATTTGGATGGGATGTCTGGTCTTTGGTGTGTGAATGTTGGTTATGGTCGTGAAGAATTGGCAAGGGCGTCTTATGATCAAATGAAAGAGCTTCCGTATTTTCCGATGACACAAAGTCATGTACCCGCCATTAAACTTGGTGAAAAGTTAAATGAGTGGCTCGACGATGACTATGTAATCTTTTTTTCCAATAGTGGGTCTGAAGCTAATGAAACCGCTTTTAAGATGGCTCGTCAATTTCATCAGCAAAACGGTGAACCTGAACGGCAAAAGTTTATATCGCGCTACCGTGCCTACCATGGCAATTCAATGGGGGCACTTGCAGCGACTGGCCAGGCGGAGCGAAAATATCGTTACGAACCATTAGCACCAGGTTTTCTGCATGTGACACCGCCGGACATGTATAGAAGTCCATATAAAGGAACGAAGGAAGAGCAAAGCATAGCATGTGCGGACGAAATTGATCGTGTCATGACATGGGAGATGGATAAAACGGTAGCGGCTGTCATCATGGAACCGATTATTACCGGCGGTGGTGTGATCATGCCGCATGACAGTTACTTGCAGCGGGTAAGAGAAATTTGCGATAAGCATGGGGCTTTGTTAATTATTGATGAAGTGATTTGCGGATTTGGCAGAACAGGGAAGCCTTTTGGTTTTCAGAATTACGGTGTAAAACCTGATATCGTTACGATGGCCAAAGGGGTGACCAGTGCGTATCTACCATTATCAGCAACTGCAGTTAGAAGAGAAGTCTATGAATCTTTTATGGGAAAAGAGCCATATGATAATTTTCGTCATGTGAATACGTTTGGGGGAAATCCAACGTCATGTGCCGTGGCGTTGAAGAATATAGAGATCCTGGAAAGAGAAAATCTTGTTGAACGTTCGGCCACCATGGGAGAAAAATTGCTGAATGAGATGTCAGAACTCGAAAATCATCCATATGTTGGCGACGTTCGCGGTAAAGGACTTCTTTTGGGGATTGAATTAGTCGAAAACAAGGAAACCAAAGAACCTGCCAGTTCAGACAAACTTGATCAAATTATTTCTTTCTGTAAGCAAAAAGGACTGATAATTGCAAAAAACGGGGATACCGTTGCCGGCTATAATAATATCTTGACGCTCAGTCCGCCGCTTAGCATGACTGATGATGATTTAAAGTTTATTATAAAAACAGTGAAAGAAGCATTTGCACAAATTTAAATTATGTTTTTAAAATAGAGAATAGTAACTATAGGAGGTATGGACATGGTTCAAACACAAGTGAAAGTACTCAATAACTATGTAGGTGGCGAGTGGGTGGAAGCTAAGACGGATCAAACGGAGGAAGTCATCAATCCTGCAACGGGTGAGGTCATTGCGCACGTGCCTATTTCAACACAGGAAGATGTGGATCAGGCTGTGAAAGCTGCGAATAAAGCGTTTCAGGAATGGAAAGAAGTGGCTGTTCCGAAACGTGCTCGGATTATGTTTAAGTACCAGCAATTGCTTGTTGATCACTGGGATGAGCTGGCGGAAATTATCACGACAGAGAACGGGAAAAGTTTTAAAGAAGCGAAAGGGGAAGTGCAGCGCGGGATTGAGAATGTGGAATTCGCTGCTGGTGCACCTTCTTTAATGATGGGAGAACAACTGCCATCGATTGCGACTGATTTGGAATCCGGTGTCTATCGTTATCCGATTGGTGTCGTTGGCGGGATTACACCGTTCAACTTCCCGATGATGGTGCCTTGCTGGATGTTCCCGATGGCGGTTGTGACGGGCAATACCTTTGTATTAAAGCCATCCGAACGCACGCCATTGCTTGCCAACCGACTGGCGGAATTGATGGAAGAAGCCGGTTTGCCTAAAGGCGTGCTCAATATTGTCCATGGTGCGCATGATGTCGTCAATGGGTTACTGGATCATAAAGATGTAGCAGCCATTTCATTCGTAGGTTCCCAGCCTGTCGCCGAATACGTATATAAACGCGGCACGGAAAATCTGAAGCGGGTGCAGGCGCTTGCTGGTGCGAAAAACCACTCGATTGTTTTAAAAGATGCGAACCTGGATAATGCAACGACGCAAATACTCAGTGCCGCATTCGGTTCAGCGGGAGAACGGTGTATGGCGGCTTCGGTTGTTGCTGTGGAAGATTCGGTTGCTGATGCATTCATTGAGCAGCTTGTGCAAAAGGCAAATGAAATCAAAATCGGAAATGGCTTGGATGAAGGGGTGTTTTTAGGTCCGGTCATTCGTGACAATCATAAGAAGCGCACACTGCAATATATCGAAACGGGTGAACAAGAAGGGGCAACATTGGTCCGGGACGGCCGTAAAGATGAAGCGGCGAAACGAGAAGGCTACTTTGTCGGGCCAACCATTTTTGATCATGTAACAACAGAAATGAAAATCTGGCAGGATGAAATTTTTGCTCCGGTTTTATCGATTGCCCGGGTAAAAGATTTGGATGATGCGGTTGCATTAACGAATCAATCGCCTTTTGCGAATGGATCCTGTATTTTCACCAACGATGGCGGAAGTGTTCGTCAATTCCGTGAAACCATTGACGCGGGAATGTTGGGCGTGAACATTGGTGTGCCTGCACCGATGGCATTTTTCCCATTCTCGGGGTGGAAAGATTCGTTCTATGGTGATTTGCATGCCAATGGCAAAGACGGCGTGGAGTTCTATACACGAAAGAAAGTGATTACGACGCGTTGGGTTTAATCGAATGACATATGGTTTGAATCAACAAAGGCGGAAGCTTCATTTTCTTATTCTGTCAAATAAACAGCCCTGCTCATGATGGTGAGCAGGGCTTTGTTTGTGACGGCGAGGGATTATTCTGGAATAAAGGGAAAAATTAGTAGTTAACTTAAGGGGTTAAACAATTCTGAAAATGATTCTTTTTATCTATTTTTAGAGGTGGACATTCATTTTTTAATGGTTTTTTTAGGTCTATAGTCCTTTAAAACAATTAGTGGAAAATATTGTTTGAGGAAAGGATTTTTTTTAATAGTTCGTTATTCCTGTATGAAGGCTTGTTAAAACTTTGTCACCGAATTGACACACTACGTAATTATGCGAAGATATATATATAATTGGAGAGAAGGATTGGCATAAATGCTGGGAACTGCAAAGCTTGTGGCGGATGATATGGTGGTGGAATTAACTGTTGCTTTCTTAATGGCGGCCATGACTGTTCTATTAATTAAGTCTATGCTTCCTTTTTATACGGTAACCCATTTGCGAACGAAGCATATATTTATGACACGATCTTTTTTGGTACTTATCATTACATACTTTTTCATCACTCGGGCCACCGGTTT from Lentibacillus cibarius carries:
- a CDS encoding aspartate aminotransferase family protein, with translation MKMDTKSNELLNKDEKYVWHAMRHYNPDATMVIRKGEGAWVTDINGNKYLDGMSGLWCVNVGYGREELARASYDQMKELPYFPMTQSHVPAIKLGEKLNEWLDDDYVIFFSNSGSEANETAFKMARQFHQQNGEPERQKFISRYRAYHGNSMGALAATGQAERKYRYEPLAPGFLHVTPPDMYRSPYKGTKEEQSIACADEIDRVMTWEMDKTVAAVIMEPIITGGGVIMPHDSYLQRVREICDKHGALLIIDEVICGFGRTGKPFGFQNYGVKPDIVTMAKGVTSAYLPLSATAVRREVYESFMGKEPYDNFRHVNTFGGNPTSCAVALKNIEILERENLVERSATMGEKLLNEMSELENHPYVGDVRGKGLLLGIELVENKETKEPASSDKLDQIISFCKQKGLIIAKNGDTVAGYNNILTLSPPLSMTDDDLKFIIKTVKEAFAQI
- a CDS encoding CoA-acylating methylmalonate-semialdehyde dehydrogenase — its product is MVQTQVKVLNNYVGGEWVEAKTDQTEEVINPATGEVIAHVPISTQEDVDQAVKAANKAFQEWKEVAVPKRARIMFKYQQLLVDHWDELAEIITTENGKSFKEAKGEVQRGIENVEFAAGAPSLMMGEQLPSIATDLESGVYRYPIGVVGGITPFNFPMMVPCWMFPMAVVTGNTFVLKPSERTPLLANRLAELMEEAGLPKGVLNIVHGAHDVVNGLLDHKDVAAISFVGSQPVAEYVYKRGTENLKRVQALAGAKNHSIVLKDANLDNATTQILSAAFGSAGERCMAASVVAVEDSVADAFIEQLVQKANEIKIGNGLDEGVFLGPVIRDNHKKRTLQYIETGEQEGATLVRDGRKDEAAKREGYFVGPTIFDHVTTEMKIWQDEIFAPVLSIARVKDLDDAVALTNQSPFANGSCIFTNDGGSVRQFRETIDAGMLGVNIGVPAPMAFFPFSGWKDSFYGDLHANGKDGVEFYTRKKVITTRWV